In Fusobacterium hwasookii, a single window of DNA contains:
- a CDS encoding ABC transporter permease, whose product MELLEKDEEHISSLLKQGKKVEAVAFVKDKIGMTLKEAKDYIDKKNIFISEEDEKYISSLINGNKKLQAVAFLLKSKNMSLLEAKNYTDRLILRKDIETNKRSTCKWTYVYDEELNTFVPNLARQKKTLKIMKSVFWIFLLISLIQLIFWDRSSDIQMITFRFSISGILVLIIALLLGSLSIHYIENKLKKLKNLELSNQFEVKAFISNFELFLHGLLLLIFIIGIAIFFVKIDYKNYKGVFYLLGLITMTIYGIYEFLKKLKNRKYSLNIDSRGIALLYDKDEIKSIKFEKINFIKFYAKKFKRGENNIPTIEIFDMEKNIFTKLDIKISDYILLKMYFEKYKVLVKDEFKKI is encoded by the coding sequence ATGGAATTATTAGAAAAAGATGAAGAACATATTAGTTCCTTACTCAAGCAAGGAAAAAAAGTAGAGGCTGTTGCCTTTGTTAAAGATAAAATAGGAATGACTTTAAAAGAAGCTAAAGATTATATTGATAAAAAAAATATCTTCATTTCTGAAGAGGATGAAAAATATATATCTTCTTTGATTAATGGAAACAAAAAGTTACAAGCAGTTGCTTTTCTTCTTAAAAGTAAAAATATGTCTTTATTGGAAGCAAAAAATTATACAGATAGGCTAATTTTAAGGAAAGATATTGAAACGAATAAAAGAAGTACTTGTAAATGGACTTATGTTTATGATGAAGAATTAAATACTTTTGTTCCAAACTTAGCTAGACAAAAGAAAACATTAAAAATAATGAAAAGTGTTTTCTGGATATTTCTACTTATTTCTTTAATTCAGTTGATATTTTGGGATAGAAGTTCAGATATACAAATGATAACTTTTAGATTTTCTATCTCAGGTATTTTAGTCTTGATTATAGCTTTACTTTTAGGTAGTTTAAGTATTCACTATATAGAGAATAAATTAAAAAAACTTAAAAATCTAGAACTTTCAAATCAATTTGAAGTTAAAGCTTTCATTAGTAATTTTGAGCTATTTTTACATGGCTTATTACTTCTTATATTTATTATTGGAATAGCTATTTTTTTTGTTAAAATAGACTATAAAAACTATAAGGGAGTTTTTTATTTACTTGGCTTGATTACAATGACAATTTATGGTATTTATGAGTTCTTGAAAAAACTTAAGAATAGGAAATACTCATTAAATATAGATAGTAGAGGAATTGCTCTGTTATACGATAAGGATGAAATAAAATCTATAAAATTTGAAAAAATAAATTTTATTAAATTTTATGCTAAAAAATTTAAGAGAGGAGAAAATAATATTCCTACCATAGAAATTTTTGATATGGAAAAAAATATATTTACTAAGCTAGATATAAAAATAAGTGACTACATTCTATTAAAGATGTATTTTGAAAAATATAAAGTACTTGTGAAAGATGAGTTTAAGAAAATTTAA
- a CDS encoding immunity 26/phosphotriesterase HocA family protein, which yields MKLKFELTNEQRKYLGLIPVEEHWELVKFDNNVYYYFEDDIIKKEITVSKNYYHEAELNEKTAENRTMILPKTVRGKIKKFNYTATQSFSPFGNYFTFSTDGVIIANYTTQRTYYSERFSEKNISLDNLNNWLDKWIKECTEEDLKEIEEFKNAKRKHCKFKEGDFFAFKIGRREWAFGRILLDVAKLRKDENFEKNKNYGLAHLMGKPLIIKVYHKISDNKNVDLKELSKCLALPSQAIMDNIFYYGEAIILGNLPLEDHEYDDMLISVSESISYIDKDIAYLQYGLIYKEIPLSDYLKLIKELKVDAQTFRREGIGFVIDTDNLKECIKANSNSPCWEKHNKHKVLDLKNPAHIELKRKIFKAFGLNADKTYKENLKL from the coding sequence ATGAAATTAAAGTTTGAATTAACTAATGAACAAAGAAAATATTTAGGACTTATTCCTGTGGAAGAACATTGGGAACTTGTAAAGTTTGATAATAATGTTTATTATTATTTTGAAGATGATATTATAAAAAAAGAAATAACAGTTAGTAAAAATTATTATCATGAGGCTGAATTAAATGAAAAGACAGCAGAAAATCGTACAATGATCCTTCCAAAAACTGTAAGAGGAAAAATTAAGAAGTTTAATTATACAGCTACTCAGTCTTTTTCACCTTTTGGAAATTATTTTACTTTTTCAACTGATGGAGTAATTATTGCAAATTATACAACACAAAGAACCTATTATTCAGAAAGATTTAGTGAAAAAAATATATCTCTTGATAATTTAAATAACTGGTTAGATAAATGGATAAAAGAGTGCACTGAAGAAGATTTAAAAGAAATTGAAGAATTTAAAAATGCTAAAAGAAAACATTGTAAATTCAAAGAAGGAGATTTCTTTGCTTTTAAAATTGGAAGAAGAGAATGGGCATTTGGTAGAATTTTACTAGATGTTGCTAAGTTAAGAAAAGATGAAAATTTTGAAAAGAATAAAAACTATGGTTTAGCTCATCTTATGGGAAAACCTTTAATAATAAAAGTCTATCATAAAATAAGTGATAATAAAAATGTTGATTTAAAAGAATTATCTAAGTGTTTAGCATTACCTTCACAAGCTATTATGGATAATATTTTTTATTATGGTGAAGCCATTATTTTAGGAAATTTACCTTTAGAAGATCATGAATATGATGATATGTTAATTTCAGTCAGTGAAAGTATAAGTTATATTGATAAAGATATAGCATACTTGCAATATGGACTTATATATAAAGAAATTCCTCTTTCTGATTATCTAAAACTTATTAAAGAATTAAAAGTTGATGCTCAAACTTTTAGACGAGAAGGAATAGGTTTTGTAATAGATACTGATAATCTAAAAGAGTGTATAAAAGCAAACTCTAATTCTCCTTGCTGGGAAAAACATAATAAGCATAAAGTGCTTGATTTAAAAAATCCAGCTCATATAGAACTGAAAAGAAAAATTTTTAAAGCCTTTGGACTTAATGCAGATAAAACTTATAAAGAAAATTTAAAGTTATAG
- a CDS encoding VOC family protein → MYIEHIAMYVNDLEKTKEFFIKYLAAKPNNLYHNKKTDFKSYFLTFDSGCRLEIMTKPELVDDKKDLKRTGFIHIAFSVGSKEKVDELTEILKSDGYEVISGPRTTGDGYYESCIVGIEGNQIEITI, encoded by the coding sequence ATGTATATAGAACACATAGCAATGTATGTAAATGATTTAGAAAAAACTAAGGAATTTTTTATAAAATATTTAGCTGCAAAACCAAATAATCTTTATCACAATAAAAAAACTGATTTTAAATCTTATTTTTTAACTTTTGACAGTGGATGTCGTTTAGAAATTATGACTAAACCAGAATTAGTTGATGATAAAAAAGATTTAAAAAGAACAGGTTTTATTCATATAGCTTTTAGTGTTGGTAGTAAAGAAAAAGTAGATGAATTAACTGAAATACTAAAATCTGATGGTTATGAAGTTATAAGTGGACCAAGAACAACAGGTGATGGTTACTATGAAAGTTGTATTGTTGGTATTGAAGGAAATCAAATAGAAATTACAATTTAA
- a CDS encoding SatD family protein, giving the protein MKRYSALMIDLKNSRSYSIQDRNSIQNSILNNINILNKIFKNSIEKEVEFSAGDEIQGLFVSPQSAYLYYRLFFMLIFPVEIHCGISLGTWDIKVESASSTAQDGTVYHYARNAIDEAKKSLEYSVLFYSKNKNDIIINSLINSNNLLAEKQSKYQNNLMLLAEILYPIANGDIIEYKELKELLKFIQFEKKKNLIIDIDYPVISTQIEKENFYITEGKKRGLSTQISKLLGISRQSVEKAIKSGNIYELRNLTITVLKAMESIQGENL; this is encoded by the coding sequence TTGAAAAGATATTCTGCATTGATGATAGATTTAAAGAATTCTCGTTCTTACTCTATTCAAGATAGAAATAGCATACAAAATTCTATATTAAATAATATAAATATTTTAAATAAAATCTTTAAAAATTCTATTGAAAAAGAAGTTGAGTTTAGTGCTGGAGATGAAATACAAGGACTATTTGTATCTCCACAATCTGCTTATTTGTATTATAGACTTTTTTTCATGCTTATTTTTCCTGTTGAAATACATTGTGGAATAAGTCTAGGAACTTGGGATATAAAAGTAGAGAGTGCAAGTAGTACTGCCCAAGATGGCACAGTCTATCACTATGCTAGAAATGCTATTGATGAGGCTAAAAAATCTTTGGAATATTCAGTTCTTTTTTATTCAAAAAATAAAAATGATATTATTATTAATTCTTTAATTAATAGTAATAATTTACTTGCTGAAAAACAAAGTAAGTATCAAAATAATTTAATGCTATTAGCTGAAATCTTATACCCTATTGCTAATGGAGATATAATTGAATATAAAGAGCTAAAAGAGCTTTTAAAATTTATACAATTTGAAAAGAAAAAAAATTTAATAATAGATATTGATTATCCAGTAATTTCAACCCAAATAGAAAAAGAAAATTTCTATATAACAGAAGGTAAAAAAAGAGGTCTATCAACTCAAATTTCAAAACTATTAGGTATTAGTAGACAAAGTGTTGAAAAAGCTATAAAGAGTGGAAATATCTATGAATTAAGAAATCTGACAATAACTGTGTTAAAGGCTATGGAAAGTATACAAGGAGAAAATTTATGA
- a CDS encoding DUF3307 domain-containing protein — protein sequence MIIAILISIHLLADFLFQTSAYLEKKRKILKSLLLHCLIYFIVFEIVLLLILQFKKAILTGMIISVFHFLINFIKNKLEKIFPQRRLQIWIFSINQLIHFALLIGMYYIFNLENSTNNLYINLQGYENFKTIILYISVFSIIFEPASVFIRKLFTSISSKTYPKANLEELKAGNIIGKLERIIIAILLLNNQFGVIGFVLTAKSIARFKQMENRDFAEKYLIGTLTSFLIVLITVLILKGLL from the coding sequence ATGATAATTGCTATTTTGATAAGTATTCATTTACTAGCAGACTTTTTATTCCAAACTTCTGCTTATTTAGAGAAGAAAAGAAAAATCTTAAAGTCTTTACTTTTACATTGTTTAATTTATTTTATAGTTTTTGAGATTGTATTGTTGTTAATTTTACAATTTAAAAAGGCAATTTTAACAGGAATGATTATTTCTGTTTTCCATTTTTTAATTAATTTTATAAAAAATAAATTAGAAAAAATTTTTCCTCAAAGAAGATTGCAAATTTGGATTTTTTCTATTAATCAACTAATTCATTTTGCTTTATTAATAGGAATGTACTATATTTTTAATTTAGAAAATTCAACTAATAATCTTTATATAAATTTACAAGGATATGAGAATTTTAAAACAATAATTCTTTATATTTCTGTCTTTTCTATAATATTTGAGCCTGCTTCTGTTTTTATTAGAAAATTATTTACTTCAATTTCTTCTAAAACTTATCCAAAAGCAAATTTAGAGGAATTAAAAGCAGGAAATATTATTGGAAAACTTGAAAGAATAATTATTGCTATTCTTTTGTTAAATAATCAATTTGGAGTTATTGGTTTTGTTCTGACTGCTAAAAGTATTGCTCGTTTTAAGCAAATGGAAAATAGAGATTTTGCTGAGAAATATTTAATAGGGACATTGACAAGCTTCTTAATAGTATTAATTACTGTTTTAATTTTAAAAGGACTACTGTAA